TGACACGTATTCGATCAAATTCTTTGAATGTGTAGCTAGATCAGCGGAATTTCCGCGTAAATATTCCATTGCTGTAACTTTCTCTCTTTAAACATCTGTTGCGCGTTTGTTGGCCTAGCTATTGATATTTCTAACAAAAACGTGGTAGATTAACaacatatttttaaacaaaaatttcagaaaaattattcttaaatATTGTGTATTTGGTGTTGTAGGAATATGAAGTACTTCCTATTATTTCTTCTGACAGCTGTCACAGTGCAATTATCAGTTGCACCGCCTGTTAATCAAAAAAGCAAAGATGGAGAGCACATCAGTGAAAATAAAGTTGAAGATGTGGAAGAAATGGTATGTCTTCATTGAGGAACATATCGATATTAACTAGACTCATGGTAAATGTTTCTTATATAGGAAGATGTTATGGAATATCGTAGGTACTTGACAGAAGTAGTTCAAGTATTGGAAAGTGATCCTGACTTCCGTACAAAATTGCAGGAAGCAGATGAAGCAGATATACGTGTAAGTTGAAAAAATGATGTTGTTTCAAAGTTAAATATAAGAAACAGATTATGAATTATTATGTATCTAAAAATCTTTTTCTAGACAGGGAAAATAGCTGATCAATTACAATTTGTAAGTCACAATATTAGAACAAGATTGGATGagataaaaagagaagaattaGAAAGATTAAGACACCTTGCAACAAAACAGAATGAACTGAGGAATGGTATAGATACTGAACATTTAGACCTTAAAAATACTCATACATTTGAAATACAAGATCTTAAGAAATTAATTGCTAAGGTAATAGCAGATTGCCATGGAATTAAATTACTGAAATTAGTGTTGGTGCATATAGTCACAAAATAGATACATTAATTATGTTTTGATACAGACTACAGAGGATTTAGCAAAAGCAGATAGAAAAAGACGAGAAGAGTTCAAACAGCatgaaatggaaagaaaatatgaagaagaggaaaaattgaaacgtAATATTATAACTTAAATACATAGGTTGCCTTTACTTATGATGATATAATCGTTTTTTAACTTTCGTATTATTACAGATATGACTgaagtagaaagaaaaaaatatgaacaaGAATTACAAGCCATGAGAGAGAAACAAAAACACCACGAAACTGTAAGTTATATAATATATTCCGTTcatattttccttttgtttagTACATCATTTTTTTATAGGTAAATCATCCAGGTAGCAAACATCAATTAGAAGAAGTATGGGAGAAACAAGATCAGATGGCCACAGAGGAGTTTAATCCTAAAACATTCTTTTTCTATCACGGTAATATAGCTTCTATATTAATTATCGAATATAATATTATACGGTATGTTAACGTAAATATTTCAGATGTTGATGGTAATGGAGTGTGGGATCAGGATGAAGTTAAAGCTTTATTTTTGCAAGAATTGGATAAACTTTATGATAAAGGAACACCTCAAGCCGATTTATTAAAGCGCGCCGAAGAAATGGAAAGAATGAGGGAACATGTATTTAACGAAGCTGATCTGAATAAAGATGGGCTCATTAGGTATGTGTTTGCAACTTTTcggtattttgaataatttttacttTTGTTATGTTATCGTCTCAGTTACGAGGAGTTTCTGGAACAAACAAAGAAACCAGATTTTCAACAAGACGAAGGTTGGGTAGGATTAGATGAACAACAGGTATATAACGAAGAAGAATTTGAAGCTTTTCGAAGGCATAAGCAAGAGGAAATGATTCGTCAAGGGATGGTAAGTACATAAACATAATAAAACTCGTAACGAAGATTAGTTTTGATAAGTATTATTGTTTATTGCATCGATTgcgtatattattttatcattccGTACATTCATTTTGTGCTTTAACACACACGTTTAGCTAGTGGCATGTGTAAAGTACTGATTTTTAAGTTTAAAAGTAACTGTAAAATACAGTTTGTCGTAAAGTAATCGTATGTCCGAAACATGCTGTTTGCaataacttatttgaatatGTTGACTATGTTATGTCATTAATCATTAGTAATTTTATTAGTCATTTACTtactttatttcctttttcctaATTGTAAAACAAGTTATTTGTAGTGTTATTGTAATCGGTAATAATTAGCTTGTGCACTTTTTGTTGCTGTCATTAGCTACCCGAGCACCCAGGTAATATACCTGTGCAGCAAGAGCCGGTAAGTAATCCTAACATCTTAAATTATCCTTCATCGGTATATAAAATCAcatttatcaatttaaaaagaaCAGATAATGGATGATATAATGCAGTACAAAAAAAGTTTGAAACATTGCTAAATTACTTGCTACGTAGATCCTGatcaaattagaaaatttttaaatattttatagtttcCTCCACAATATGGACACGTACCGGCTCATGGGGTAGTTCCCCCCCAAGTAGATGTAGGAGGTCCGAGTCAGCAAAATCTTCCGCAACAACAGTTTCAAAACCATCCACCACAGTATTATCAACAACAAGGAAACATAGTAACTCAGCATCATTACCCTAACCATGCACCGGTACAACCGATTCATGATCAAATTcctcagcaacagcaacagcaacagcagcagcaacaacatcagcagcagcagcaacatcagcaacaacagcaacaatttCATGGGCAAATACCAGTGAACCAGCAACAAATGGAAGGACAGGTTCCTGTTCAACAAAATCAAGCTTCGGTTCAACAACAGCAAATTCCTGTTCAACCGCATCAACCTCAAGCGTCAAATTTCCAACAACAGCATAATATAGTGAATCAAGTACCACAAAACGTTCAAAATAATGCAGTACCGTCACTCAACGATCCGAATCAGTTAAACTTGCAGCCTGTGCAACCTGCGGTACAGCAAGACGTTAATAGGAATATAATACCGTCTGTCGAGaagatataatttcatttgtaatatTTGTCAACGAAATTTTTGACGAATTTTACAGGGAAAGTATAAAAGGAAACCAACAAGAATACGTCTTCAATTTATAAGGAGATTCTTGAACTTTACCGCTTGTGACTATTTTTCCATATCCTTCTCCATTTTTGTTATTACCTTGATTACAGGATCTTTACTAACCATATACAGATTTTTAAAGTTGCGTTTACCATGCGAAATTGGTCAGCTTATTTATCGTGAGTGTAAATAAAAACTGTTTCCAAGAAAAACGactttcttaaaaaaatttacTCGATCCTCTATTCTTTAATTAAACAGAAATGTATTCTGATGTTTCTATTGAGAATGACAATTGAAATGTTGCGTGCATCAAAAGATAAAATACGCAGGAAGAGGTATGTTGTACAATTCAGTGAATAACATCATGTTTAATTTCTCATATTTATTATTGCATACTGTTTATGTTAGTATATTACTTAGGTATACGTGCCAAATAGCAACTTAAATGTATGATTGCGTGATTCATCTGTTTGTTTCACCCGTCAAGCACggataggtaggtaggtaggtaaggtaggtaggtaggtaggtaggtaggtaggtaggtagatagatagatagatagatagataggtaggtaggtaggtagtaggtaggtaggtaggtaggtaggtaggtaggtaggtggtaggtagataggtaggtaggtaaTGCAACGCTTACTCCACTATATATAGggtgtatttataattatagcaTATGTCAGTAGAACGTCATCTTACATGCTAatcagtaataaataaaaagaggaaTTCGTAATGGGTGACAGGTTCTGCTTGTATCCGTGACTAAAGTAAACTTGTTTCCAAAACCTCAATATACGAGGTGCTCGgaagaaaacgaaaagaaaCATCGTTTTGCGGTTCGTCACGGGTACATACACATATTTCAAGCGTCTCCTGTAAAAAGACACGCGCGCAACTATTCGTATGGGGGTGTCAGTTTAATCAATTCGACTATCTACTAAAAAAGAAATACTTTGTTGAACgtaaatagaaataataataacgataataataatcataataataataataataataatagtagctAGAAACTATAGCCTTCTGCAGAGAAACTTGCGCTTGCCGCCGTTCGCGGACAGCGGGCGTCTTTCTATAAGTCGCGATGATTTCAAACGAATTGATCGAAATATTGGAAACAGAAACGAAGACAGATTGGACGTTCCGCGTTCGCAGGAAAACGCGATCGAGGCTGAAATACGATATACAGAGGTGGTGTGCAAATAGAATCATAACGACTCAAAGACACCCTAAATTTCGAGGTAAGACGATAGGATGCGATCGTGCGAACGCGGGATatcgttcatttttatttcactgtTAAATTATCGCCGAGGCATTAGTCGGAAGCTGAACTTTGTTTTTTAAGCGCTTTTCAAAAATGATTATTGTACCAAAGAGAATCTGTTTTTCCTTCTCGTTGCGTCGACCAATTTCTCGCTCGGAGCGCGATAGCGGcaaattcaaatgaaaacaGAGGCTTTTGAATCTTAGTTAAACTATAGAAATATATCTGTTGACGACCGgacaaataaatatattacaagttACGATAACACAAGATGATCTTTGCCAAATAATAATGGTTGCATTCTCTCTATTTACAGTAAACGCGCGGTTGTGCTTGTCTCTCTCTGTCGCGTAACGTACTATGTGTGTGTTCTCCTTTAGCGTAGAGTAAGCTGGCATAAGAGCACGCAGTCGATAAGAGTACGCACTGAAGTTATAAGTGAAATAGTTTATATATCGAAGCTAAGTTCAGTCACATCTTTACCGGCGTACAGTGCAAGTGTTTGAaccaaaaaagaattaaaaagtgtttagaAGTAGTAAAGCCAGGTAAGTATAAGTTTTTCATGCATTTTgttgtttatttttaacatttgcgAAGTATATTTACGTTGTGATGCAATGTAATACTTTGAAAATAAGTATTAATGTTTATCAGTTAAGAATCTTATTCTTCATGTCCGTAACCTTCATAACAGAGTACGCAAATGACATTgtgtaattttctattaattatttcaataatatttataacttACTCTGCGTACTCTAATACCATCTTACCCTACTTGTTTCAAGAAGGTGCCTTCTTCTCGTTTTCTCTTTCCCTCCTTCTCTCGCTCTTTCATTTACATTCTTTTTCACACTCGTGTTCTTCTCGTTCAAATTTTTCGCTTTTTATCtcacttttctttccttcctaacggttctcttttattttaccCTTTATCTCTCTATGCTACACGCTCCTTTTCCCTGAATGTTTAACTGTATGTGTAACATTGTGTGATGTACGTGTCGTGTATGTTTATAATAGCACGGGGCGCGTACGCGAAGCGGTTGGGTGCGCGTGTGTTGATAAACGCGTGTCTCGGATATTGGCCCAATGGCCGAGTGTACGTGTATACGATTAAATAATCGGGTTCCGAAGAAATGTGCGGTTCTATTGTTCGACTAATAGTTTTCCTGTAAATTAGGATGTCATCTATAGATTATTTTCGTACGATCGGCCGTTACCGCAGCAGATAAAAGGGAAAAACACACGTCGAGGAATAATAATACGCTCGTGTTCTCTCTTGGTTTCCGTTTCGTGGATCTCGACCGTGTCCCTTCCGCTGTCGTAAGGCCTGCTCGCGACATTAACGCCGTAACGCGTTACACATCCTGTAAACTAGTCGTAAATCGCGGATACGGGATTAACTACGGTTCGTGTTATCGCCATTATCGTCTACAGAGCTTGCTTGGagtttttcttattttgcttttttttttctgttcgtTCGTGTGTACAAGTGTGTGTCTCATGTATGTCGGGTCGATCGTTATTAATAATACGACGTGTTACATTTTCGAAGCTAAGgcgaaaataaaggaaagattCGGCGCGTGCGTGATACATTTCACCTCTAGTTTCACGGACTCCCAAAGTAGAACAAACGTTACAAATTTGTAACCGCAGTCGAGCGTTCCTCGTTCCACCGGCAAGTACgtttcgctcgctcgctcgtgaGAAATATTTTCACGCCCTTTTGATTCGCCTGTTCTTCTTTGACTTGGCAATTATCTCGATTTTCAAATCGAGAAGACGATAATTGTAGTAAGAAACAGCGATAATTAAGACGAGCGAAACGCAAATGCCAACGTAACGAATGGGAAAGTCGTTCTGAATAGTAGTAATATCAGTGTCACGCCCGTCCGTCCTTATGTTTGCCTCGATAAAAATTCTAACAGCTACTTTGTCTTCGAACTCTAAGGTCCTTACGTTTCTCTAAACTTAATTTCTCCCCGTGAACTTTTGTTTCGTCCTCGACGATATTTTTGAACGGAAAACTGCTTCATTATCATCGTCattgtcatcgtcatcgtcatcgctatcatcatcgtcgtcgtaATTTTTTCTTCAACGTAAAACGCATCCAGCAGTAACCTTATAGCGTCAATATAtcaatttatgtatatatatactttttttttttgtttcatataTAGATTTACTTTACTTTGTGTTCCTATATCAATAATAGCGTATTAGATgcatttttgttgttgttgttcacTTACACTTTATGTATGTAATATAAGTatcttttttgttttcttcatcATTATCTGCTCacaaagatatatatataatatatatcaaAATGCGTAAACGAAAGATTCTCGAAATGTCCGTTTTCCCTCTGGGTGATTCAGTTACAcgctttttccttttccctaCCCTCAACCTTCTTTTTTGCTTTTCATCACCGCGCATTCTCTCTCATTCGTACAATCGAATCGAAAGAAACGTTTACGAGAATATGCCATTCAGGGTATTACCGGTGTTGGTTTGTTCCAAAACAGAAATTTTGTCCGGTTGCTTCTAGATTCTGTACATTCATTCTGCACACACGCATACAAACGATTCGTAGACACATTGCGTAATCGACGGAGAAAATCATCCCTTTCCCATTTGATCCGATCCGAATCGattattcgattcgattcgattcgagaaTCGATTCTTATATAAGATCAGCCGGGTATATTGGTTCGTTCGAAAGAAAGGCCAAAAGTTTTGTTTGCAAAATATCCGAGTTCCTCCTTTGATTCTATCCTCGACTATAAACCGTGCTGTTTTTAATCCTCGTAGAAATCGCGCAGCGTCGCTAGCACTTCGAGACGAGACGAAGAGAATATCGTACATAAgaagaaatgtttattttacgCAACGTCCccacaaatataatttttcgcatcttttttttttttcactgtaCTCTGTTTCCTAGATTTTTACTTTACATTTCTTCTCGTTTTTGTTTTCCTTTCAATCTCTTCAGTCACAAAACGATTCTCATTCAGTGACGCGAAATTTCGAAATGATTTTTCATCACGTATAAGTGGTCACGGTCTACGGGACacgttaaatttttttttttttttttttggaaggcACTTACTacttttttttgtctttaatacaatattaattttaatctctTCCACATTCTCGCCAGTTCACATGCCC
This Osmia lignaria lignaria isolate PbOS001 chromosome 9, iyOsmLign1, whole genome shotgun sequence DNA region includes the following protein-coding sequences:
- the NUCB1 gene encoding nucleobindin 1, producing the protein MKYFLLFLLTAVTVQLSVAPPVNQKSKDGEHISENKVEDVEEMEDVMEYRRYLTEVVQVLESDPDFRTKLQEADEADIRTGKIADQLQFVSHNIRTRLDEIKREELERLRHLATKQNELRNGIDTEHLDLKNTHTFEIQDLKKLIAKTTEDLAKADRKRREEFKQHEMERKYEEEEKLKHMTEVERKKYEQELQAMREKQKHHETVNHPGSKHQLEEVWEKQDQMATEEFNPKTFFFYHDVDGNGVWDQDEVKALFLQELDKLYDKGTPQADLLKRAEEMERMREHVFNEADLNKDGLISYEEFLEQTKKPDFQQDEGWVGLDEQQVYNEEEFEAFRRHKQEEMIRQGMLPEHPGNIPVQQEPFPPQYGHVPAHGVVPPQVDVGGPSQQNLPQQQFQNHPPQYYQQQGNIVTQHHYPNHAPVQPIHDQIPQQQQQQQQQQQHQQQQQHQQQQQQFHGQIPVNQQQMEGQVPVQQNQASVQQQQIPVQPHQPQASNFQQQHNIVNQVPQNVQNNAVPSLNDPNQLNLQPVQPAVQQDVNRNIIPSVEKI